In Phaseolus vulgaris cultivar G19833 chromosome 10, P. vulgaris v2.0, whole genome shotgun sequence, a single genomic region encodes these proteins:
- the LOC137813742 gene encoding uncharacterized protein yields MASMTEADQTAMMMALQRELAEMRKAHEEAAKKNEEEIKGLQEENKRMKKLVEGVPSLAMTNQVGRSHATGAGLQAEKDTKNDFTLEMDGESHPSKTINTTAPAGPDRRHPFTDRVMETPLPDKWKGFNRDRYDGTTDPDEHVDAYTTHMSLYTTDDAVFCRVFPTSLKGSALSWFTKLPAHSIDCFETLIAKFDFQFATSRPHHLTSIALVGIRQEKGESLRTFIDRFSKTAMSIRNLSPEVAMHHMLTALRPGPFADSLCMQPATNLDDLRRRAAKFMQLEELREFRNNARAEASGEKKEDRERQGKVPNRSGPEKGQSQTPFFPLHTAERGKEQNFARGPKRRANTTAPKGLEPRKCRPQQKMQVP; encoded by the coding sequence ATGGCAAGCATGACCGAAGCAGACCAGACAGCAATGATGATGGCCCTTCAGAGGGAACTAGCAGAGATGAGGAAGGCGCACGAGGAAGCCGCTAAGAAGAACGAGGAGGAAATCAAAGGCCTCCAAGAAGAGAACAAGCGGATGAAGAAGCTGGTCGAGGGGGTGCCGTCTCTCGCCATGACCAATCAGGTCGGCAGGTCCCACGCCACCGGGGCCGGCCTCCAGGCCGAGAAAGACACCAAGAACGACTTCACTTTGGAAATGGATGGAGAGTCCCATCCCAGCAAGACAATCAACACTACCGCACCGGCGGGTCCGGACCGGCGCCATCCCTTCACCGACCGTGTCATGGAAACCCCCCTGCCGGACAAATGGAAAGGCTTCAACAGGGATCGGTACGATGGGACGACCGACCCAGATGAGCACGTGGACGCATACACGACCCACATGAGCCTGTACACCACGGACGACGCAGTGTTCTGTCGAGTCTTCCCGACCTCTCTAAAGGGCAGCGCTCTGAGCTGGTTCACCAAGCTCCCAGCGCACTCTATAGATTGCTTCGAAACCCTGATAGCGAAGTTCGACTTCCAGTTCGCAACAAGCCGCCCCCACCATCTGACATCCATAGCCCTGGTCGGCATTCGTCAAGAgaagggagagtccctcagaacGTTCATTGACCGGTTCAGCAAGACCGCTATGAGCATTCGCAACCTCAGCCCTGAGGTGGCGATGCATCACATGCTGACCGCCCTCAGACCCGGCCCATTTGCCGATAGCCTGTGCATGCAGCCTGCTACCAACCTCGACGATCTTAGACGCCGAGCGGCgaaattcatgcagctggagGAACTTCGTGAATTCAGAAACAACGCCCGAGCCGAGGCAAGCGGGGAAAAGAAGGAAGATAGGGAACGACAAGGAAAGGTCCCGAACCGGTCGGGACCAGAAAAGGGACAATCGCAGACACCGTTTTTCCCGCTACACACCGCTGAACGCGGAAAGGAGCAAAATTTTGCAAGAGGCCCTAAGCGCCGAGCTAATACCACCGCCCCGAAGGGCCTTGAGCCCAGAAAATGCCGACCGCAACAAAAGATGCAGGTACCATAA